One window of Candidatus Bathyarchaeia archaeon genomic DNA carries:
- a CDS encoding AAA family ATPase, with translation MVFIRKLELHGFKTFPKRTSIVFDAGLNVIIGPNGCGKTNIIDAIQFVLGELSARNLRASNLSSLLFHGNSEIPKATHAAVSIHFENSDRRLPVDTDIVALSRYISSDGVSTYRINGKRCSRGNIVDVLGVAALTGGMNIILQGTAMRIADYSPEERRKNIEAIVGIAEYDLKKEKAQNELREADTNLKVAAGTYVEVRKRLVELERERNDFLRYSYLKRELNRLKAVRLSHRLGELRTSMQKLSAEITSREVELREAKRRHEELEEKRLEKEKEWREYADKVLDRGGEQLFTLQSEIGKLNSEITGLRTTLSSSKISLQS, from the coding sequence GTGGTTTTCATTAGAAAATTAGAACTACACGGATTTAAAACCTTCCCGAAGAGGACCTCTATCGTCTTCGACGCAGGGTTAAATGTCATCATAGGCCCTAACGGCTGTGGCAAAACGAACATTATTGATGCTATCCAGTTTGTCCTTGGAGAGTTGAGCGCGCGAAATCTCAGAGCGTCGAATCTCTCATCTTTGCTGTTCCACGGAAATAGCGAGATCCCTAAGGCTACGCATGCAGCGGTCTCTATTCATTTTGAAAATTCCGACAGGAGACTTCCAGTAGACACAGACATAGTTGCACTCTCCCGCTATATTAGTTCGGATGGTGTAAGCACGTATAGAATAAATGGTAAGAGGTGTTCTCGAGGGAACATTGTTGACGTTTTAGGGGTAGCCGCCTTGACAGGTGGGATGAACATTATCTTGCAAGGGACTGCGATGAGGATAGCTGACTACTCGCCTGAGGAGAGGAGGAAGAATATAGAAGCCATCGTCGGGATTGCGGAGTACGACTTGAAGAAGGAGAAAGCCCAAAATGAGTTGAGAGAGGCTGATACGAACCTAAAGGTAGCTGCAGGAACCTACGTCGAGGTTAGGAAGAGACTAGTAGAACTCGAAAGGGAGAGGAACGACTTCCTCCGTTACAGTTACCTAAAGAGAGAGTTGAATAGACTGAAGGCTGTGAGGTTATCCCACAGATTAGGTGAGCTACGTACGAGCATGCAGAAGCTCAGCGCAGAAATTACAAGCAGAGAGGTTGAGCTCAGGGAGGCAAAAAGGAGACATGAGGAGCTAGAAGAGAAGAGATTAGAGAAGGAGAAGGAGTGGCGGGAGTACGCCGACAAAGTTTTGGATAGGGGAGGTGAGCAACTCTTCACACTCCAATCGGAGATAGGTAAACTAAACTCGGAGATAACGGGTCTCAGAACGACCCTCTCCTCCTCGAAGATAAGCCTCCAATC